DNA from Aquaspirillum sp. LM1:
GGGGTTACCGTTTTCATCCTGGGGTTGTCCCGATTGCGCCGCATCTTGCCCAACCCCGGCAGGATGCGGCTATTTTTTTTGCACCGCCAGCACAATGCGCACCTGATCCTGCTCGGTGGCCAGGCGCTTGATGCCAACGTAGTCAAACGGCTTGTAGCCCATGATCTGGGTGTTGAGGTAGGGAATCAGCGACGGCACCTGATCCATGCGCACCGACAGCACATCGCCGTTGACCATCAGGTAGGGGTGTTTTTCGGTCAGCTGCTTGACGCCATTGCGCCCGGTGGCGGTTTCAAATGCGCCAATGGCAATGGTGCCCAGCACCTGGCTGAGCAGGCCGTCATTCAGCGGCTCGCTGTGTTGCTGAAAGCGCAGGCGCACGGTGCGCTGGGCCCAGTCCACCGGCAGAAAGGTGAAGTCGATGCGGTGTTTGGCGTCAATCGGGCCTTGGGTGGTCACCAGCTCCAGCGTGCCTTTTTCCGGGGTCAGGCGCAGGTCGCGCACTTCTACCCCTTCTTTGTTGAAACGCTCGCGCAGTTTGTCGAGCAGATAGGCCCGCGACAGCGTCACGCCGTCACCGCGCAGGCCGGGCATGCGCGCCAGCTGGTCTTTCAGCACCAGATAAAAATCGATGAAGCGGTCTTTTTCCACGGTGACCACACCGCCTTCGGCCTGGGCGGGCAGGGCCGGCAGCAGCAGGGCCAGGGCAGTCAGGGCATGGCAAAGGGGGCGGAATGCAAACATGGCGGGCTTTCGCGAGGGGGTCAGCGGGGATCGGGGCCGGGCGGGCTGCGCCGAAGCGGAATCTTCCCGCCTTTCTGGCGCGGGTGCAAGGTGGGATATCCGGCATGCCGGGCGTTCATCCACCAGGAAACGATACCGGTAGCGGATGTCGGTTTGGCGTCGCTCCGGTTTGCCATCCGCGCCCGGTAGAGGTAAGGTCACCCCTTTGCTGCACCGCCGCCAGCGGCCATTGACCGCCCTGGCTGGCTCGCATCCCGATTCAGAAAGCCTGCCATGACCCCGACTGCCCGCCTGTTCTCCCGCCTGAAAACTGGCCGCCTGGGGGCGGGGTGGATGGTGGTGGCGTCGCTGCTGTTTGGCTTGATGGGGGTGTTTGTCAAACTCGGTGCCGCGCATTTCACCTCGATCGAGCTGGTGTTTTACCGCACCGTACTGGGCATGGTCAGCATTGGCGCGGTGGTGTGGCTGCGCGGCCAGAGCCTGGCCACCGCGCATTTTGCCTACCATTTCAAGCGCAGCGCATTTGGCTATTTGTCGCTGCTGATGTACTTTTACACCATCACCCAGCTGCCGCTGGCCACCGCCGTGACGCTCAACTACACCTCGCCAATGTTTCTGGCCGGGCTGTCCGCCTGGTGGCTGAAAGAGCGACTGGGCCACCGGGTGCTGCTGTCGCTGGGGCTGGGCTTTATGGGCGTGGTGTTGCTGCTCAAACCCACCTTCAGCGCCGACGCCTGGCTGGCTGGGCTGCTGGGGCTGTTTTCCGGCCTGTTTGCCGGGCTGGCTTACCTGCATGTGCGCGAACTGGGCCGGCTGGGTGAGCCGGAATGGCGGGTAGTGTTTTATTTCACCCTGATTTCCACCCTCGGCGGGCTGGGCCTGGTGCTGTGGCATACGCCCAGCCCGATTACCTGGGACAATGGCTGGATTCTGCTCGGCCTGGGCACCACCGCCACCCTGGCCCAGCTGGCCATGACCCGCGCCTACCACGACGGCAACAAGTTTGTGGTGGCCAATCTGGCCTACCTCACCGTGGTGTTTTCCAGCGTGCTGGGTGCCTTGCTGTGGGGGGATGTGCTGCCGCTGGAGGGTTATCTGGCCATGGGCTTGATTATTGTCAGCGGCATTCTGGCCAGCAGGCGCTAAGCTGAAAGCATACCGGTGCGCAACACGCCCATCGGCTTATCTCAAGGAGCACTGCCATGATCTCGATTCAACACCGCCCTTATGGCCTGGATGTCGCACTGTTCGGCACATTCACTGTGGACGATTTTCGCGCCTTTGAAACCGCCGTGCTGGCACACGCCGGCCAGGAAGGCGGGGTGAATGTGCTGCTCAACCTGACCGGGCTGCTGGATTTTACCGTGGACATGGTGCTGGAAGAACTGCGCTTCATCCGCGAGCACCAGCAGGACTTTGGCCGAGTGGCGATTGTCTCGCCGGAAGGCTGGGTCAGCCTGGCCGCGCACATTGCCGGCCTGCTCAGCCACACCAACAGCGAATACTTTGATACACCGGAAGACGCGCTGACATGGGTCAGCGGACAGTAAGCGGTTTTTAACAAAAGCCATCATTTCCACACCATTTGCAAAAACAATTTTTCTGAAAAAAAAACGCCCCGGCAGATTCCTCCGCCGGGGCGTCACGCACATCACCCTCTACTTGATACCCGATCAGAACTTCACATTCACCCCCGCATACAGCGAGCGGCCCATGCCGGGCACGGCGATGCCCCAGGGGATGCTGGTGATGCCCATGGTGGTGCCCTGGCCGGTGTAAGCGCCGCCGGTGGGCAGGGCGTAGCCACGGTCAAACAGGTTGGCCACGCCAAAATCCAGCCGCACTTGCTGCCAGCTGTAGCTGGCGCGCAGATTAACCAGCGCGTAGCCGCCGGTCTGGATTTCGTTGCGAGCGTCGGAGACTTTTTTCTTGCCGCTGACGCCTTCGATTTCCAGCGCATTGTCCCAGCCGCCGGTTTTATGGGTCAGGGTCAGCTTGGCGTTGAACGGCATGATGTTGTACAGATCGTCGCCGGTGTCGGTGTTCTTGCCACGGAGATAGCTGAGCATCCCCTTCAGGCCAAATTCACCCAGCGTGGTTTTGCCCAGCGGCAGTTGGCCTGAGAGGTCCAGGCCGTACAGGCGGGCGGTCTGGTTGGTGTAGCGCAGGTTGGTAAACTGCTTGCGCTGCGGGGTGGTGCGTGCGGTGTTGCTGGCGTTGTCCCACTGGATGGCGTCGATGTAGTCGGTGACGTGGCTGTAATGCGGGGTCAGCTTGAGTTCGCGGCTGCGCTCGGCGTCGTGCCAGTCAAAGGTGGCGGACAGGGTGTGGGCTTTTTCCGGCTTGAGGTTGGGGTTGCCAATATAGCCGTTACCGTCGCCGACAAAGTTGTTCATGATCGCCATCATATTGGCGGTGGACCAGGAATAACGCTCGTACAGATTGGGCGAGCGCACCTTGCGCGCCAGGCCAAATTCGATATCTTGAGTGGCGTCAATCTTGTAATGCGCCAGCGCGGTGGCGTCCCAGTTGTTGTCGGTGCTGTCGCGCTTGGCGCTGGTGTTGAAGCGGGCGGCGTCGTTGGTCTGGTTCATCATCGACATGCCGCCGCTGGTCGGGTAGCTGTTCTGGTTGTAGCCGTGTACCTGCCCGGTGCTGGTGTTCACCCGCTCATAGCGCAGGCCCAGCTGGGTTTTCCATTGCGGGGTGAACTGTTTTTCCCATTCGCCAAACAGCGCCAGGCGGTTACGCTCGCCGTCGTTGATGTTGAGGAAGGTATACGGGGCCATGCCGCCGGTGCCAGAGGCCGGCCACCAGTCGTTCAGCGTGTAGTGCTGATATTCGCCGCCCAGGCGCAGCAGGCTGCGCGCGGCCAGGTCGATTTCGGCCTTGAGGGTGGCACCCGTGGTCTTGCCTTCGGTGTGCATCGGCATGCCAGGCGCGGTGCCATACTGGAATTGCTTGTCGGCACCAAAGTCCATGTAGTGCTTGACGGTTTCGTGGTAGGCGCGGGTTTCCAGCTTGCCCCAGGCGTAGTCGCTCAGCCAGCGCAGATTGATGCGTTTTTGCTCGTTATTGAGCAGGTCCATGCGCTGGTTGGGGTAGAGCTGCTCGGGCATGTTCTGGTAGCCCAGCTTGGCTTCAAACAGATGGTTGTCGCGCTTGACCGCCAGATCAAGCGTGTGATTGGCGCTGCGGTAGGCGCTGGAGCCCACTTCGTCGCGCGCCAGATCGTGGCCGGGGCGGCCACTGGCGGTGAAGGGCTTGAAATCCTTGCCGGCTTTGTAATTGTCGGCTTCGCTGTAAGCACCGCTGTAGCTCAGGCTGACGTTTTCGGTGGCGTAAGTCACCGAGGCATTGCCGCCACGGGCGTTGTTGTTGCTGCGGAAAAACGCACCCACTTCGCCCTTGACCAGCCGACCCTGGCCGGGCTCGGCAAATTCCGGCGCGCGGGTGTTGGCGACAATACTGCCGCCAATGCTGTCGCCGCCCAGGCTGACCGGGCTGATGCCGGCGTACACCGTCAGCGTGCCGATCTGGCTGGGGTCGAGGTAGGACAGCGCCGGGTTCATGTGGTTGGGGCAGGAGGCAATCAGGTCCATGCCGTCCACCTTGATGCGCAGGCGGTCATCGGCCAGGCCGTGGATGGCCGGCAGGCTGGACACTGCGCCCGCGCCGTACAGGCTGACGCCGGGAATGTTTTTCAGCAGCGATGCGGCATCACTGCTGGCGGCGCGCTGCGCCGCCAGATCGCTCACCTGGCTGGCGTTAGGCAGCGCAGTGTCTTTGCTGGCGTTGACCACCACTTCACCCAGCGCTTGCGCCTGGGCCAGTTGCCAACAGGAAGAAGACACAAAAGCCAGCGCCACGGCGGCGGTTAACGGACGGATGCGGCACCCCATGAAACACTCCCCGAACTTTATCAATAAGCATGAATTGTCCGGGACTGGGGCCGCGCCGGGAATGCGGCAAATTGTCGCACCCCGGTGTGGGGGAGGGCGCAGGGCGGGGGGCGATGGCCGCCCCAGTTGTTCACACCGCCGGAATCAGCCGCTGCACATACTGCTGCAGCAACACCAGCTTGCCATGAAAAAAGTGCCCGACACCGGGGAACACCACCACCGGCAGGCTTTGCGGACGCGCCCAGTCCAGCACCTGGGCCAGGCTGATGACTTCGTCGTGCTCGCCGTGAATCACCACGGTATCCGCCGGCACGCTGGGCATGGCGTATTTGGGCGACACCGCCGCGCCCAGCATGATCAAATGGCGGGCGTCGATGCGCTGGCGCAGCTGGGCGGCCACGTAGCTGCCAAACGAAAAACCGGCCAGCACCAGCGGCAAATCGCCATGCTGGGCGCGGGCGTAGTCCACCACCGCCTGGGCGTCGTCCACCTCGCCGTGGCCATAGTCGTGCGCGCCGCCGCTATTGCCCACGCCGCGCAGGTTGGGGCAATAGCAGACATAGCCGTGCTGGCTGAGCGCGCGCGCCGTGGTTTGCACCACTTTATTGGTGTGGGTGCCGCCTTGCAGCGGGTTGGGGTGGGCAATCATGGCAATGCCGCGTGGCGCGCCATCCTTGGGGCTAATTACCAGGGTTTCCAGCTGGCCCACCGGGCCGGCAATCAGGATGGGGTCTTGTTGCAGTTTAAGCATGGTCGGCCAGCTTCAGACGTTCGACCACCCGGCCATTGACCAGGTGCTCGTCGATGATTTCGTCAATATCGCTCTGGTCCACATAGGTGTACCACACCGCTTCCGGGTAAACCACCAGCACCGGGCCTTCGCCGCAGCGCTCCAGGCAGCCGGCTTTCTGAAAGCGCACCTTGCCCGGCCCGGCCAGGCCCAGCGCCTTGATGCGGCCCTTGGCGTGGTCCAGCGCCTGGCTGGCCCCCAGTGCGTTGCAACAGGTTTCGCCTTCGGCGCGCTGATTGGTACACAAAAATACATGGCGAGCAAAATAGCTCATGGTCAATCTCCTTGATCCCAGCCGGACACTTGTTGCGGCGAGGCGTTTTCAAAGCGGGAATAATGCCCCAGAAAGGTGAGCGGCACCCGGCCAGTGGGGCCGTTACGCTGCTTGCCGATAATGGCCTCGGCCATGCCCTTGAACTGCGAATCCGGGTTGTAATATTCGTCGCGGTACATAAACAGAATCAAGTCGGCATCCTGCTCGATGGCACCTGATTCGCGCAAGTCGGACATCATTGGGCGTTTGTCGGTGCGCTGCTCTACCGAGCGCGACAGCTGCGACAGGGCAATCACCGGCACTTGCAGCTCCTTGGCCAGCGCCTTGAGCGAGCGGGAAATCTCGCCCAGCTCGGACGAACGGTTCTGGTCGCGGCGGTCGCTGGAGCCGCTCATCAGCTGCAAATAGTCGATCACAATCAGACCCAGCTGGCCGCCCATCTTGCGCGCCAGCCGGCGGGCGCGGCTGCGCAGCTCCAGGCCAGACAAGCCGGGGGTTTCGTCGATAAACAGCGGCGCTTCCCACAGCCGCGACACCGCCATGCCAAATTTGTCCATTTCTTCGTCAGACAGCTGGCCGGTGCGCAGCGCGTGCTGGTCCAGCCGGCCCACCGAGCCAATCATCCGCATTGCCAGCTGGGTGGCACCCATTTCCATCGAGAACACCGCCACCGGCAAGCCGGTGTTCAGCGCCACGTTTTCGGCAATATTCATCGAGAACGCGGTTTTACCCATCGATGGCCGCCCGGCCACAATCACCAGGTCGCCCTTTTGCAGGCCGGAGGTTTTTTTGTCCAGATCCAGAAAGCCGGTGGGGATGCCGGTCACGTCGTCCGGGTTATCACGGCCATACAGCTCGTTGACCCGCTCGACCACTTCGGTGAGGATCTGCTCCATATTGAGAAAATCCTGCTGCGCACGCGCCGTGCTTTCGGCAATGCGGAACACCTTGGTTTCCGCCTCGTCCAGCAGCTCGCGCGCATCGCGGCCCATCGGGTTGTACGCCGAATCGGCAATCTCGGTGCCGATCTGCGCCAGCTGACGCATGATCGAACGCTCGCGCACAATCTCGGCATAGCGCTTGATATTGGCCGCCGACGGGGTGTTTTGCGCCAGCGTGGCCAGATACGCCAGCCCGCCCACCTCGCCCAGCTGGGCGCTTTTTTCCAGCTGCTCGGACACCGTCACCACATCAGCCGGGTGGCTGCGTTCGATCAGCTTGGCAATTGCCTGAAAAATCAGCCGGTGGTCGTGACGGTAAA
Protein-coding regions in this window:
- a CDS encoding DMT family transporter — protein: MTPTARLFSRLKTGRLGAGWMVVASLLFGLMGVFVKLGAAHFTSIELVFYRTVLGMVSIGAVVWLRGQSLATAHFAYHFKRSAFGYLSLLMYFYTITQLPLATAVTLNYTSPMFLAGLSAWWLKERLGHRVLLSLGLGFMGVVLLLKPTFSADAWLAGLLGLFSGLFAGLAYLHVRELGRLGEPEWRVVFYFTLISTLGGLGLVLWHTPSPITWDNGWILLGLGTTATLAQLAMTRAYHDGNKFVVANLAYLTVVFSSVLGALLWGDVLPLEGYLAMGLIIVSGILASRR
- a CDS encoding STAS/SEC14 domain-containing protein, with translation MISIQHRPYGLDVALFGTFTVDDFRAFETAVLAHAGQEGGVNVLLNLTGLLDFTVDMVLEELRFIREHQQDFGRVAIVSPEGWVSLAAHIAGLLSHTNSEYFDTPEDALTWVSGQ
- a CDS encoding TonB-dependent receptor; the protein is MGCRIRPLTAAVALAFVSSSCWQLAQAQALGEVVVNASKDTALPNASQVSDLAAQRAASSDAASLLKNIPGVSLYGAGAVSSLPAIHGLADDRLRIKVDGMDLIASCPNHMNPALSYLDPSQIGTLTVYAGISPVSLGGDSIGGSIVANTRAPEFAEPGQGRLVKGEVGAFFRSNNNARGGNASVTYATENVSLSYSGAYSEADNYKAGKDFKPFTASGRPGHDLARDEVGSSAYRSANHTLDLAVKRDNHLFEAKLGYQNMPEQLYPNQRMDLLNNEQKRINLRWLSDYAWGKLETRAYHETVKHYMDFGADKQFQYGTAPGMPMHTEGKTTGATLKAEIDLAARSLLRLGGEYQHYTLNDWWPASGTGGMAPYTFLNINDGERNRLALFGEWEKQFTPQWKTQLGLRYERVNTSTGQVHGYNQNSYPTSGGMSMMNQTNDAARFNTSAKRDSTDNNWDATALAHYKIDATQDIEFGLARKVRSPNLYERYSWSTANMMAIMNNFVGDGNGYIGNPNLKPEKAHTLSATFDWHDAERSRELKLTPHYSHVTDYIDAIQWDNASNTARTTPQRKQFTNLRYTNQTARLYGLDLSGQLPLGKTTLGEFGLKGMLSYLRGKNTDTGDDLYNIMPFNAKLTLTHKTGGWDNALEIEGVSGKKKVSDARNEIQTGGYALVNLRASYSWQQVRLDFGVANLFDRGYALPTGGAYTGQGTTMGITSIPWGIAVPGMGRSLYAGVNVKF
- a CDS encoding alpha/beta hydrolase, whose product is MLKLQQDPILIAGPVGQLETLVISPKDGAPRGIAMIAHPNPLQGGTHTNKVVQTTARALSQHGYVCYCPNLRGVGNSGGAHDYGHGEVDDAQAVVDYARAQHGDLPLVLAGFSFGSYVAAQLRQRIDARHLIMLGAAVSPKYAMPSVPADTVVIHGEHDEVISLAQVLDWARPQSLPVVVFPGVGHFFHGKLVLLQQYVQRLIPAV
- a CDS encoding ferredoxin yields the protein MSYFARHVFLCTNQRAEGETCCNALGASQALDHAKGRIKALGLAGPGKVRFQKAGCLERCGEGPVLVVYPEAVWYTYVDQSDIDEIIDEHLVNGRVVERLKLADHA
- the dnaB gene encoding replicative DNA helicase, translated to MTDYIPNPPPADTEYQQLRMPPHSLEAEQSVLGGLLLDNSAWDRIGDVVINEDFYRHDHRLIFQAIAKLIERSHPADVVTVSEQLEKSAQLGEVGGLAYLATLAQNTPSAANIKRYAEIVRERSIMRQLAQIGTEIADSAYNPMGRDARELLDEAETKVFRIAESTARAQQDFLNMEQILTEVVERVNELYGRDNPDDVTGIPTGFLDLDKKTSGLQKGDLVIVAGRPSMGKTAFSMNIAENVALNTGLPVAVFSMEMGATQLAMRMIGSVGRLDQHALRTGQLSDEEMDKFGMAVSRLWEAPLFIDETPGLSGLELRSRARRLARKMGGQLGLIVIDYLQLMSGSSDRRDQNRSSELGEISRSLKALAKELQVPVIALSQLSRSVEQRTDKRPMMSDLRESGAIEQDADLILFMYRDEYYNPDSQFKGMAEAIIGKQRNGPTGRVPLTFLGHYSRFENASPQQVSGWDQGD